TTCAGTGTAGTTATTGTTACTTCCTGCGGGATAGACCCAGATTTTAGGAGCTTCAGCACCTTTAGCTAAAATAGAAGGAAGATTTAAAGCGAGTTTAGAGAGTGCCAGCGTGCAGCCATCTGTTGTCTGTGGGGAAGCATTTTGTATAGTAGTAATGACGGCGCCATTTCCTAGGCGTAGAGTTCCTTCAGTTTGTGTAATTTGATAAGCAGCTAATGCTGCGCGATCCTCAATAGCAAGAACGCCGTTATGGATAGTTAGAGGATTTCTTATATAGCTCATGAAGTTATCGTTTAGTTTGAATGAGGGAGGCACGAACACCGAGGAAAATAAAATTGTTCCTTGGTGATAATCTTCATGATTAAATGCTATTAATGGAGATGAGTAAGTGCATTGGATAGGATCATAGAATTTCACACAGCGATTTTTCTTGGCACCAATTTTTAAAGTTGTTCCTGCTGTGCAATGCATAGCATTTCTATACAATTGGTCACTCTTTATTCCACAATTACTATCAAAAATAATGTCCCCATTATCTGCGGATAGCTCACAGGAGCCATTATTTTTAATGAGGAGGGCGCCTCCCCATTTACTTCGGTTATTGATAAATTGGACGAGCCCATTATTTTTAATAGTTAATGTTGAGAACCATAGGGCGCCGCCATTGCGATCCACAATATTATTATCGAAGCAAATGGGCCCAGAATTGTTCTCTATGTTTATCATTGGTGCGGAGATCGCCCCTCCGGAGCTTGTCGCTCCAACGGGTTGATCGCATACACCGGAGTTATTCGAAAATAAAATCAAATTGGAATTATTTTTAATTGCGACGCTGGAAGTAGCGAGGCAACCCCCTCCAATAGGAGAACAGTTAGAAGTGATGCATATAGGTCCAGAATTGTTTGCAATCTCACAATCTCGACAATAAATAGCCCCACCTTGTTCTTTTAAGGCTAAATTGTTCGTGAACAAAATAGGATGCGTATTCTCTCTGATCTTACAATAGGTCTCTGATGCGATAGCGCCACCGCGCTGTCTTGCCACATTATAAGCAAAACAAATAGTCGCACGATTCTTAGATAATTCAAAATCTCCTCTGCAATAGACAACTCCGCCATAGTATGAGGAGTTTGCCGTAGATGCAGAAGCATTAGACTCGTTGCTAATGTAGTATTGTTTTCCTAGGTTTTGAGTAATGGTACAGTTGCCTGGAGTATGGATGACACCGCCTTTTTGCGTTGTTATGTTTGAGATGAACTTTATGTCATTTTGAATGTTTTGTATTGTTACCGAAGCAGCATCGAAAACCCCACCAGGTGTAATAGAGATTTGCTGAGAGCAGATAATATTCTTATAGTTTTCAACAGTAATCCCCCCTGTTGAACGTGTAAGCCCTTCAAGGGTGTTTTGTTCTTCAAGAATATCAAAGAAGAATTCCGGCTTAAGAAGTTGTTCGTATCCAAAAGTTTTCCATGAGTATGGAGCTTCTTTTTCGGAGGCATGCAGGGAAAGAGGTAAACAAGCAAATAAAGATGTCAGAAGATAAGTGCTGAAGAGAGTAGAGAGCTGTATTTCCATAGAAGGTACTTATTTTCTCAGTCTAAAAATTGATTTCACTCGTGATGTTTAGAAAGTTACACAGTGTAGATTTTGAGAAATCTCCACGGTAGTTAATGCTCAGGCTCATCCTATTTAAAGTTGTGGTATTTTTTGCCGAGATGGAGACGGCATGATGATCCACAGGTGTTCCTGATGTGATCCACCTACCTTTACTTACAAGTCTTGTCGTGATGATCTTAGGTTTTTTTCTGTAGATAGTCGGCGTATAGGCAAGCTGCATTTCCCAGCAGGTCTTTAGATGCATTTCGTGTTCTGTATAGCCATAGACTCCTACAGGTAAAGTGACATTAATGAAGGGATCTTTTGCTTGAAAATAGCGGCTGTTTTTTCCGGTTTCTGTGAAGCTTTCTTGAATCGCATGAATACCCAAAGCTTTAATGAAAGGACGGAATTGTACATTCGAGACAGTACCTTCGGGGAACCTACAGAAAAGCTCACTTCCTAACGTATGGCTGTGGAAGTCTCCTTCGGATAAGGCGTTTGTAGTGTGATGTTTTGTTTTTACATGGTTATGAGAATAGGCATAACCCAAAGATGCTGATGTGAGGAGATTTTCATCAAACCAAGGAATGTGTATTTGTGCGCCTGCAAAGTAAGTATTGGCAGAAACTTTGTCTTGCGACTTCGCCTCTTTGATTTCGCTGTAGAATTGAGAGAAGCTTAATGCAAAATGATGATTTGTCTCTGTGGAACGCGAGGCTTGCGTAGAGTAGCCTCTAGAGAATAGTTCAAACCCTGGTTTGGCATTGCGAGTCTTCTGTAAAACATAGGCTACTGACCCTCTTCCAGCCACTCCTAAAGAAGTTCGGGGGGGGGGGGTGCTATGTAAACCTGTGATTGTGTTATATGCGGCTTGCCAGAGGGCATTAGCGACGAGATCGCCACGATACTCTGGATTAGGAATATAACCTGTTGGGGTCCAATCTGCATAGAGCAGGCGATGGGAAGTATTTGCTGTTAGCACTGAAGTTGGGTTGGTTATGGTCGTGTATTCTTCCCAATAGGGAGACCAAATCCCTTGATAGCCATAATGAGCGTTTTGGTTGATTGCCTCGATATTTAGAGCATCAATGTTAATTTTCTTTGTGGCGTTATCACAAAGATATAGGAAAGGCACACGTGTAATCCCTCTAGAGAGATTTAAAGAGTCGTAGGGATCTTCGTTATCATCGTTTAATAGAGATAAATTTCCAGAAAGAGTGATGGTTGGGTTGGGATCTTCGGTGTAGTTATTGCCACTTTCTGTGGGATAGACCCAGATTTTAGGAGCTTCAGCACCTTTAGCTAAAATAGAAGGAAGATTTAAAGCGAGTTTAGAGAGTGCTAGCGTACAGCCAGCTGTTGTCTGTGGGCTAGAAGCATTTTGTATAGTAGTAATGACGGCGCCATTTCCTAGGCGTAGAGTTCCTTCATCTTGTGTGATTTTATATATAGCTAATACGGCTCTATCTTCAACAGCGAGTACACCATGAGCAATTTTTGATACGTTTCTCATTTTGCTCCGGAGATTATTAATATCAGTATTATTTGTAGATACATCAGCACCAGAAAATAATACAGTTCCTAGATGATAGCTTTCTGGATTAAATGTAAGAACAGAGGATAATGGATGTTCATTTTCAATAGGGTCATAAAATTTAATACTATAGCCTTGCCGTGCTCCTATTTGTAGATTTAAGTTAGGCGTCGAGTGGAGCGCATTTCTAGTATATCCCCAAGATTTAATACAAAAGTTCCTTTTAAATACGATGTCTCCATAGTCAGCGGATAGATAAAATTGTCCCCTATCATGATTTTGAAGAGCTCCTCCCCATGTCGCAGAGTTGTTTATAAATAAAATGGGTCCATTATCTTTGATAGTGAGATTTTGAGCAAAGATTACGCCTGCATCACGTTTTGCCGAATTATTCTGAAAAATCAAGCCTTTAGGATTATTCGTAATCGAGCAAGAAGAGCAGTAAATAACTCCTCCTCCAGCTCTCCAGTTACTTGAAGAGTCATATAATTGATCTAAACTACAGTTATTTAAGAATGTTATAGTTTCGGAATTATAAGAGATCGTGCACGTTCTTGTTGCATAGATAGCACCACCACCACCGGATTGATTACTTATAAAGTTTATGGGAGCGTGATTGGAGGTAATAGAGCAGTTCGTACTATGTAGAGCTCCTCCTAGGCTCCGATCTTTTAAACATTTGTTATTCCTTAAAATTATGTCGCCGTAGTTATGAGTAATATTGATGTCATTGTCAGCTAAAATAGCTCCTCCCGATAGAGAAGCTGTATTGTTTAAAAATTGACAACGTCCGACATTATTAGAAATTACAAGGTTGGCACTTTTAATGGCGCCACCAGAGCGAGATGCGAGCAAATCGATAATGACATTGGCCATGTTGTTAACGAAACAGCAGTCTTGTTTATTGTATGTGATGTTGCAATTTGTTGAGAAAATAGCTCCACCGTTGTCATTAGAGACATTTTCTCTAAACACTATAGGTCCAAGGTTCTTCGTGATGTTCAGAGATCTAACAGTAAAGGCTCCTCCGTTCTCTCTATAATATTGATTGTTAATGCAAAGATACTTTCTTCCGGTAATGTCTACATCGGCATTTTGATTATGAAGCTCTCCAGTATAGAAGTTTGACTCTGTGCAAGCAGAACCACTTTCAGGAATTTTATGGAAAGAATAGGGTTTCTTTTCTTTGGCGAAACAGTCGAGTGGCTGTGCGCAAATACTCAGGCTAATTAAACATACTAATGGATAGGCGTAGGGATGCATACTGGGATAACAAAGATCTGAGATCACACTAGCTGCCCCTATACGTGAAGTACTCTGGGATTGTCTAGATTTTTATAAAACAAAGATAGGCAGAGTTGCTAGGTAATGTGTTTTTTTAATTCTAGGACTTAGAGGAGATAGTCAATAAGTCCTATTGTTTGAAAAACATCACCTTACGTATTTTCTCAGTCTAAAATTTGATTTCACCTGTGATATTTAGAAAGTTACACAGTGTAGATTTTGAAAAGTCTCCGTGGTAGTTGATACTTAGGCTCATCCTATTTAAACTTGTCGTATTTTTTATCGAGATAGAGAAAGCATGACGATTAACAGGAGTCCCTGATGTGATCCACGAGCCGTTGCTTACAATGCGTGTTGTGTTGATCTTAGGTTTTTGTCTGTAGATAGTCGGCGTAT
The Chlamydia caviae GPIC genome window above contains:
- a CDS encoding polymorphic outer membrane protein middle domain-containing protein, which codes for MEIQLSTLFSTYLLTSLFACLPLSLHASEKEAPYSWKTFGYEQLLKPEFFFDILEEQNTLEGLTRSTGGITVENYKNIICSQQISITPGGVFDAASVTIQNIQNDIKFISNITTQKGGVIHTPGNCTITQNLGKQYYISNESNASASTANSSYYGGVVYCRGDFELSKNRATICFAYNVARQRGGAIASETYCKIRENTHPILFTNNLALKEQGGAIYCRDCEIANNSGPICITSNCSPIGGGCLATSSVAIKNNSNLILFSNNSGVCDQPVGATSSGGAISAPMINIENNSGPICFDNNIVDRNGGALWFSTLTIKNNGLVQFINNRSKWGGALLIKNNGSCELSADNGDIIFDSNCGIKSDQLYRNAMHCTAGTTLKIGAKKNRCVKFYDPIQCTYSSPLIAFNHEDYHQGTILFSSVFVPPSFKLNDNFMSYIRNPLTIHNGVLAIEDRAALAAYQITQTEGTLRLGNGAVITTIQNASPQTTDGCTLALSKLALNLPSILAKGAEAPKIWVYPAGSNNNYTEDPNPTITISGPLKLLDNYNDDPYDSLNLSHGITRVPFLYLCDNATKKINIDALNVEAINDHLHYGYQGVWSPYWEEYTTITNPTSVLTANTSHRLLYADWTPTGYIPNPKYKTPLIANALWGSVYTTLSGMRTLPSPVANPDHFELSSQGVLLGVRQHNRSGIRGFRMESSGYALTSSAATKIDRKISFAFSQQMSHIKEHTTSNKVSSKNFFGSVQLRLPWLTASLAYNYGDHTAKHFYTEDNKDSEGNFHSHTFGACLNFTLNRSPINNAFIAPFIEAVAFRAMLSGFTEQGDFARKFTMHKHLQNLALPVGMIVQWAYDGHLPTTWQIQLAYHPVIYRHYPKVATTLLASSGTWHSSGTPIARNAFSFKIGNETQILSYVNIFLNYQGEGSSSFFSHYLKAGSTLTF
- a CDS encoding polymorphic outer membrane protein middle domain-containing protein; translated protein: MISDLCYPSMHPYAYPLVCLISLSICAQPLDCFAKEKKPYSFHKIPESGSACTESNFYTGELHNQNADVDITGRKYLCINNQYYRENGGAFTVRSLNITKNLGPIVFRENVSNDNGGAIFSTNCNITYNKQDCCFVNNMANVIIDLLASRSGGAIKSANLVISNNVGRCQFLNNTASLSGGAILADNDINITHNYGDIILRNNKCLKDRSLGGALHSTNCSITSNHAPINFISNQSGGGGAIYATRTCTISYNSETITFLNNCSLDQLYDSSSNWRAGGGVIYCSSCSITNNPKGLIFQNNSAKRDAGVIFAQNLTIKDNGPILFINNSATWGGALQNHDRGQFYLSADYGDIVFKRNFCIKSWGYTRNALHSTPNLNLQIGARQGYSIKFYDPIENEHPLSSVLTFNPESYHLGTVLFSGADVSTNNTDINNLRSKMRNVSKIAHGVLAVEDRAVLAIYKITQDEGTLRLGNGAVITTIQNASSPQTTAGCTLALSKLALNLPSILAKGAEAPKIWVYPTESGNNYTEDPNPTITLSGNLSLLNDDNEDPYDSLNLSRGITRVPFLYLCDNATKKINIDALNIEAINQNAHYGYQGIWSPYWEEYTTITNPTSVLTANTSHRLLYADWTPTGYIPNPEYRGDLVANALWQAAYNTITGLHSTPPPRTSLGVAGRGSVAYVLQKTRNAKPGFELFSRGYSTQASRSTETNHHFALSFSQFYSEIKEAKSQDKVSANTYFAGAQIHIPWFDENLLTSASLGYAYSHNHVKTKHHTTNALSEGDFHSHTLGSELFCRFPEGTVSNVQFRPFIKALGIHAIQESFTETGKNSRYFQAKDPFINVTLPVGVYGYTEHEMHLKTCWEMQLAYTPTIYRKKPKIITTRLVSKGRWITSGTPVDHHAVSISAKNTTTLNRMSLSINYRGDFSKSTLCNFLNITSEINF